Proteins encoded by one window of Lates calcarifer isolate ASB-BC8 linkage group LG5, TLL_Latcal_v3, whole genome shotgun sequence:
- the LOC108894755 gene encoding cdc42-interacting protein 4 homolog isoform X1, translated as MDWGADLWDQYDVIDKHTQSGLDLVERYIKFVKERTEIEQNYAKQLRSLTKKYAKRGSKEEQDCKFSNHGAFQEILNELNDYAGQRELIAENMMTGICVELTKYLQELKQERKTHLSDAKKAQQNLESSFKHLESTKKRFAKEWAEADKATQQAEKTESDLNATRLDVEKAKQHAHARTHTAEECRNDYAAELQKYNKEQNLFYYSEIPQIFKKLQDMDEQRIRRLAEGYCQFSDIEKKVLPIISKCLEGISSAGTKIDEKQDSILFIEQHKSGFERPGDVEFEDYSQGIKPATSDSSLNPPKVRAKLWPFSKKHHKISHAEKHMPPAAEDFSHLPPEQRKKRLQAKIDDITKELQKTQDQSDALEKMKGVYEQNPQMGDPSSLEPQITETAQNIGRLRGELAKYESWLSEAVGGEESTNTINNNTQHGVVAADQPQNIYTEFDDEFDDIETPIGQCTALYTFEGNSEGTISITEGELLSIMEEDKGDGWMRVLRASGEEGYIPSSYVKLTP; from the exons GACCAGTACGATGTCAttgacaagcacacacagtcaGGCCTGGACCTGGTGGAGCGTTACATAAAATTTGTGAAGGAAAGGACAGAGATAGAGCAGAACTACGCCAAGCAACTCAG GAGCCTAACAAAGAAATACGCCAAACGAGGGAGCAAGGAAGAGCAAGACTGCAA ATTCAGCAATCATGGAGCGTTCCAGGAGATCCTGAACGAGCTGAATGATTACGCAGGCCAACGGGAGCTCATCGCTGAAAACATGATGACCGGCATCTGTGTCGAACTCACCAAGTACCTTCAGGAGCTCAAACAAGAACGGAAAACA CACCTGTCTGATGccaagaaggcccagcagaaTTTAGAGAGCAGCTTTAAACACCTAGAAAGT ACTAAGAAACGCTTTGCCAAAGAATGGGCGGAGGCTGATAAAGCCACACAgcaagcagagaaaacagagagcgACCTCAATGCCACCAGGCTCGATGTCGAGaaa GCCAAGCAGCATGCCCATGCCCGCACACACACGGCGGAGGAGTGCAGGAACGACTATGCCGCAGAGCTCCAGAAATACAACAAGGAACAAAACCTATTCTACTACTCAGAGATACCACAGATCTTCAAA AAACTGCAGGACATGGATGAACAGAGGATCCGGCGGCTGGCGGAGGGCTACTGCCAGTTTTCAGACATCGAAAAGAAGGTGCTGCCCATCATCTCCAAGTGTCTAGAGGGAATCTCTTCAGCAGGAACGAAAATTGATGAGAAACAG GACTCGATACTGTTCATAGAGCAGCACAAGTCTGGTTTTGAGCGACCTGGAGATGTGGAGTTTGAAGACTATAGCCAGGGGATCAAACCGGCAACCTCTGACTCCAGCCTCAACCCACCCAAAGTGCGCGCCAAGCTCTGGCCTTTCAGCAAGAAGCACCACAAG ATATCTCATGCTGAAAAGCACATG CCACCGGCTGCGGAAGATTTCTCTCACCTTCCTCCcgagcagaggaagaagaggctgCAAGCGAAGATTGATGACATCACCAAAGAGCTGCAGAAGACACAGGACCAAAG TGACGCACTGGAGAAGATGAAGGGTGTGTACGAGCAGAATCCGCAGATGGGAGACCCCTCCAGTCTGGAGCCTCAGATCACAGAGACTGCCCAGAACATAGGGCGCCTGAGGGGGGAGCTCGCCAAATATgag TCGTGGCTGTCGGAGGCCGTGGGAGGAGAAGAATCTACCAACACCATCAACAATAATACTCAACATGG TGTTGTAGCAGCTGACCAGCCCCAAAACATCTACACAGAGTTTGACGATGAGTTTGACGACATAGAAACGCCTATTGGCCAGTGCACGGCTCTGTACACCTTTGAAG gcaACAGTGAGGGCACCATTTCCATTACAGAGGGAGAGCTGTTGAGTATAATGGAGGAGGATAAAGGAGACGGATGGATGAGAGTCCTTAGAGCCAGTGGAGAGGAGGGCTATATACCTTCATCCTATGTCAAACTCACCccgtaa
- the LOC108894755 gene encoding cdc42-interacting protein 4 homolog isoform X2, with the protein MDWGADLWDQYDVIDKHTQSGLDLVERYIKFVKERTEIEQNYAKQLRSLTKKYAKRGSKEEQDCKFSNHGAFQEILNELNDYAGQRELIAENMMTGICVELTKYLQELKQERKTHLSDAKKAQQNLESSFKHLESTKKRFAKEWAEADKATQQAEKTESDLNATRLDVEKAKQHAHARTHTAEECRNDYAAELQKYNKEQNLFYYSEIPQIFKKLQDMDEQRIRRLAEGYCQFSDIEKKVLPIISKCLEGISSAGTKIDEKQDSILFIEQHKSGFERPGDVEFEDYSQGIKPATSDSSLNPPKVRAKLWPFSKKHHKPPAAEDFSHLPPEQRKKRLQAKIDDITKELQKTQDQSDALEKMKGVYEQNPQMGDPSSLEPQITETAQNIGRLRGELAKYESWLSEAVGGEESTNTINNNTQHGVVAADQPQNIYTEFDDEFDDIETPIGQCTALYTFEGNSEGTISITEGELLSIMEEDKGDGWMRVLRASGEEGYIPSSYVKLTP; encoded by the exons GACCAGTACGATGTCAttgacaagcacacacagtcaGGCCTGGACCTGGTGGAGCGTTACATAAAATTTGTGAAGGAAAGGACAGAGATAGAGCAGAACTACGCCAAGCAACTCAG GAGCCTAACAAAGAAATACGCCAAACGAGGGAGCAAGGAAGAGCAAGACTGCAA ATTCAGCAATCATGGAGCGTTCCAGGAGATCCTGAACGAGCTGAATGATTACGCAGGCCAACGGGAGCTCATCGCTGAAAACATGATGACCGGCATCTGTGTCGAACTCACCAAGTACCTTCAGGAGCTCAAACAAGAACGGAAAACA CACCTGTCTGATGccaagaaggcccagcagaaTTTAGAGAGCAGCTTTAAACACCTAGAAAGT ACTAAGAAACGCTTTGCCAAAGAATGGGCGGAGGCTGATAAAGCCACACAgcaagcagagaaaacagagagcgACCTCAATGCCACCAGGCTCGATGTCGAGaaa GCCAAGCAGCATGCCCATGCCCGCACACACACGGCGGAGGAGTGCAGGAACGACTATGCCGCAGAGCTCCAGAAATACAACAAGGAACAAAACCTATTCTACTACTCAGAGATACCACAGATCTTCAAA AAACTGCAGGACATGGATGAACAGAGGATCCGGCGGCTGGCGGAGGGCTACTGCCAGTTTTCAGACATCGAAAAGAAGGTGCTGCCCATCATCTCCAAGTGTCTAGAGGGAATCTCTTCAGCAGGAACGAAAATTGATGAGAAACAG GACTCGATACTGTTCATAGAGCAGCACAAGTCTGGTTTTGAGCGACCTGGAGATGTGGAGTTTGAAGACTATAGCCAGGGGATCAAACCGGCAACCTCTGACTCCAGCCTCAACCCACCCAAAGTGCGCGCCAAGCTCTGGCCTTTCAGCAAGAAGCACCACAAG CCACCGGCTGCGGAAGATTTCTCTCACCTTCCTCCcgagcagaggaagaagaggctgCAAGCGAAGATTGATGACATCACCAAAGAGCTGCAGAAGACACAGGACCAAAG TGACGCACTGGAGAAGATGAAGGGTGTGTACGAGCAGAATCCGCAGATGGGAGACCCCTCCAGTCTGGAGCCTCAGATCACAGAGACTGCCCAGAACATAGGGCGCCTGAGGGGGGAGCTCGCCAAATATgag TCGTGGCTGTCGGAGGCCGTGGGAGGAGAAGAATCTACCAACACCATCAACAATAATACTCAACATGG TGTTGTAGCAGCTGACCAGCCCCAAAACATCTACACAGAGTTTGACGATGAGTTTGACGACATAGAAACGCCTATTGGCCAGTGCACGGCTCTGTACACCTTTGAAG gcaACAGTGAGGGCACCATTTCCATTACAGAGGGAGAGCTGTTGAGTATAATGGAGGAGGATAAAGGAGACGGATGGATGAGAGTCCTTAGAGCCAGTGGAGAGGAGGGCTATATACCTTCATCCTATGTCAAACTCACCccgtaa